The proteins below are encoded in one region of Sphingobacterium sp. R2:
- a CDS encoding response regulator, with product MDQNKVILIVDDDQRNIFALRLTLKAKGYRVLSSNSALDAIRLLKTDDQIALVLLDMMMPEVDGYETIQLIRKLNSNSRLPIVAVTAQAMSGDREKCLHAGAQAYISKPIDVDKLTLEIERLI from the coding sequence ATGGATCAAAATAAGGTGATATTAATTGTAGATGACGATCAGCGAAATATCTTTGCATTGCGTTTGACTCTAAAGGCCAAAGGATATCGGGTGTTGAGCAGTAATTCAGCTCTGGATGCGATCCGACTATTGAAAACGGACGATCAGATTGCCCTGGTTTTGTTGGATATGATGATGCCGGAGGTCGACGGTTATGAAACAATACAGTTAATCCGAAAGTTGAATTCCAATAGTCGGTTACCTATTGTAGCTGTTACGGCACAAGCGATGAGTGGGGATAGAGAAAAATGTTTACATGCCGGGGCGCAAGCTTATATTTCTAAACCTATTGACGTTGATAAATTGACGCTTGAAATTGAAAGATTGATTTAG
- a CDS encoding protein-glutamate O-methyltransferase CheR yields MLGYNMIRDHEVDILLEDIYRQYGYDFLQYSRASIKRRINRIMTNDRLASFAELRFALKDNAEFLQHFVEEITVNLTEMFRDPLFFRELREEILPQLGTYPLIRIWVAGCSTGEEAYSMAILLKEANLYHKSLIYATDINPRVLEIARNGVYPLSLVRTFSENYMESGGKQDFSNYYTANYECAKFDDELKRKMIISTHNLVSDTSFNSFQLILCRNVLIYFNKELQERVFKLFDSSLENLGYLGLGSKETIRFSSIQHNFTAVGNHKIWKKLYTL; encoded by the coding sequence ATGTTGGGCTATAATATGATAAGAGACCATGAGGTTGATATCTTGCTCGAGGATATATACCGTCAATATGGCTATGATTTTTTGCAGTACAGTAGAGCCTCCATTAAGAGAAGGATTAATCGAATAATGACCAACGACCGATTGGCAAGCTTTGCTGAACTGCGATTTGCTTTGAAAGACAATGCCGAATTTCTACAACATTTCGTTGAAGAGATTACGGTAAATTTGACAGAGATGTTTCGGGACCCGCTATTTTTTCGGGAACTTCGAGAAGAAATTCTTCCTCAATTGGGTACCTATCCTTTAATACGGATCTGGGTTGCTGGCTGCTCTACAGGTGAAGAAGCATATTCTATGGCCATTTTGTTAAAAGAAGCTAATCTATACCATAAGTCGTTGATTTATGCAACAGATATTAATCCTAGAGTTCTTGAGATTGCGCGTAATGGCGTTTATCCATTGAGCTTGGTCAGGACTTTCTCTGAAAATTATATGGAATCAGGGGGAAAGCAGGACTTTTCGAATTATTATACTGCCAATTATGAGTGTGCAAAATTTGATGATGAATTGAAAAGAAAAATGATTATATCAACGCATAATTTGGTGTCCGACACTTCGTTTAACAGTTTTCAATTGATTTTGTGCCGCAATGTATTGATTTACTTCAATAAGGAATTGCAGGAACGAGTTTTTAAATTATTCGACTCGAGTCTTGAAAATTTAGGATATTTAGGTTTAGGTAGTAAAGAAACGATACGATTTTCTAGCATTCAGCATAACTTTACGGCTGTTGGCAATCATAAAATTTGGAAAAAACTTTATACCTTGTAG
- a CDS encoding response regulator, producing MSKTKTVLIFDDDTIILEVITVVLMDLGLNVEVSETSHDIIPRVESSKPDLILMDNWIPNIGGVEATRLLKADVRFNHIPVIYVSANNDIQSLADRAGADDFLSKPFDLEDLENIVHKYIA from the coding sequence ATGAGTAAAACAAAAACTGTATTAATATTTGATGACGATACCATTATTTTGGAAGTCATAACTGTCGTATTAATGGATTTAGGGTTGAATGTTGAAGTTTCCGAAACTTCTCATGATATTATCCCACGGGTCGAATCTTCAAAGCCTGATCTCATCTTGATGGACAATTGGATTCCTAATATAGGAGGTGTTGAAGCAACTAGGCTGCTGAAAGCGGATGTTCGATTTAATCATATTCCCGTAATTTACGTTTCAGCGAACAACGATATTCAATCGCTGGCTGATCGCGCCGGAGCAGATGATTTTCTATCCAAACCATTTGATTTGGAAGATCTGGAAAATATTGTACATAAATATATCGCTTAA
- a CDS encoding YceI family protein codes for MAQGKWELDAAHSEIEFKVKHMMITNVKGNFDIFKIDVDAAGEDFKNALAKVVIDTASINTRNEQRDGHLKSAEFFDVEKYPEITFEATSLENDEIKGNLTIRDVTKPVSFDLEFAGIQKDPWGNTKAGFIVEGKIKRSEFGLSWNAALETGGVMVSDEVKFSADIQLIKAQ; via the coding sequence ATGGCACAAGGAAAATGGGAATTAGACGCTGCACATAGCGAGATAGAATTCAAAGTAAAACACATGATGATCACAAACGTTAAAGGAAACTTTGACATTTTTAAAATAGATGTTGATGCAGCGGGAGAAGATTTTAAAAATGCGCTTGCGAAAGTGGTTATTGATACGGCATCTATCAATACGCGTAATGAACAACGCGATGGCCACCTCAAAAGCGCAGAATTCTTTGATGTAGAAAAATATCCAGAGATTACGTTTGAAGCAACGAGTTTAGAAAATGATGAGATTAAAGGAAATCTGACGATACGTGATGTTACTAAGCCCGTATCATTCGACTTAGAGTTTGCTGGCATACAAAAAGATCCTTGGGGCAATACCAAAGCTGGATTTATCGTAGAAGGTAAAATAAAACGTTCGGAATTTGGACTTAGCTGGAATGCTGCACTGGAAACAGGTGGCGTGATGGTAAGTGATGAAGTAAAATTTAGTGCTGATATTCAGCTTATAAAAGCTCAATAA
- a CDS encoding MGMT family protein: MEERFKKQVYEVAKLIPHGRVTTYGAIAKALGYPNHSRHVGKVMGGCPADVPAHRVISSGGMLAVPGFQERLEAEGLVIKNCRVKDFKKLFWDPIKELND; encoded by the coding sequence ATGGAGGAGAGATTCAAAAAACAAGTATATGAAGTGGCTAAATTGATTCCACATGGACGGGTGACGACCTATGGGGCGATTGCCAAGGCCCTAGGTTATCCCAATCATTCGCGGCATGTTGGCAAGGTAATGGGTGGATGCCCGGCCGATGTTCCGGCCCACCGAGTAATTTCAAGTGGGGGGATGCTAGCAGTGCCTGGATTTCAGGAACGTTTGGAAGCAGAGGGACTTGTTATAAAGAACTGTCGAGTTAAGGATTTTAAAAAGTTGTTCTGGGATCCAATAAAGGAATTAAATGATTAA
- a CDS encoding DUF1697 domain-containing protein, with protein MRSCAFLRGVNVKGIDIKMADVTSIMASGNIIFSSDQSAELLERLMEECMSTHFFYDASLFIRSKEEVCLLEKNNPFDMHDDYNVYAFVGLDGIERILMGEFNHSIPLPGENAEIVHAIFYWRVPKGNTLDSAFGNVLRKKHLKNKMTSRNINTFGKILQNMGES; from the coding sequence ATGAGATCCTGTGCTTTCCTACGTGGAGTGAATGTGAAAGGAATTGATATTAAGATGGCTGATGTCACATCCATAATGGCTTCTGGAAATATTATCTTTTCGTCTGACCAGTCGGCAGAACTCCTTGAGCGGTTAATGGAAGAATGCATGTCGACACATTTTTTCTATGATGCTTCCTTGTTTATCCGGTCAAAGGAAGAAGTGTGTTTGCTCGAGAAAAATAATCCTTTCGACATGCATGACGATTATAATGTATATGCATTTGTTGGACTCGACGGCATCGAAAGGATATTGATGGGCGAATTCAACCATTCAATCCCTTTGCCAGGGGAGAATGCTGAAATAGTCCATGCTATTTTTTATTGGCGAGTGCCCAAAGGGAATACCTTGGATTCGGCGTTTGGAAACGTGTTGCGGAAAAAGCATTTGAAAAATAAAATGACAAGCCGTAATATAAATACTTTTGGGAAGATATTGCAAAACATGGGCGAATCATAA
- the mgrA gene encoding L-glyceraldehyde 3-phosphate reductase, whose protein sequence is MQYIPNSARYRNMIYNRCGQSGLLLPAISLGMWHNFGDDTPHQTKADICTTAFDLGITHFDLANNYGPPAGSAEKAFGQILQEQFHGLRDEIIISSKAGYHMWSGPYGEWGSRKYLIASCEQSLKRLGIDYVDIFYSHRFDPNTPLEETMLALDHLVRSGKALYVGISSYNSQRTKEAYAILKSLGTPFIIHQPSYSMLNRWVETDGLLDTLESIGIGSIVFSPLAQGMLTDKYLHEVPQDSRASQSKSLQKKFLNEENQKNILSLHAIAQRRGQSLAQMAIAWVLRKKQVTSALIGASKPQQVKDCVGALTNLSFSQDEIQEIDLYAKDGHINIWAQSAEIDQER, encoded by the coding sequence ATGCAGTATATACCAAATTCAGCCCGATACCGTAATATGATCTATAACCGCTGCGGGCAATCCGGCCTTTTATTACCAGCAATATCTTTAGGCATGTGGCATAATTTCGGAGACGATACTCCGCATCAAACCAAAGCAGATATCTGTACAACGGCATTTGACCTCGGCATTACGCATTTCGATCTTGCAAACAATTATGGACCACCTGCTGGAAGTGCTGAAAAAGCCTTTGGACAAATTTTACAGGAACAATTTCACGGCCTACGGGACGAAATCATCATTTCATCAAAAGCAGGTTATCACATGTGGAGTGGACCCTATGGAGAATGGGGTAGCCGTAAATATCTGATCGCAAGCTGTGAACAATCACTTAAACGACTGGGTATCGACTATGTTGATATCTTCTATTCCCATCGCTTCGACCCTAACACACCATTAGAAGAAACCATGTTAGCGCTAGATCATTTGGTCCGCAGCGGAAAAGCGCTTTATGTAGGTATTTCATCTTATAATTCCCAAAGGACTAAGGAAGCTTATGCGATCCTAAAATCATTAGGGACACCCTTCATTATTCACCAGCCCAGCTATTCCATGCTTAATAGATGGGTAGAAACTGATGGCTTACTTGATACCTTGGAGTCGATTGGAATTGGCTCTATTGTATTTTCGCCGCTGGCGCAAGGCATGCTCACCGACAAGTACTTGCATGAAGTCCCTCAAGACAGCCGCGCTTCGCAATCAAAATCACTTCAGAAAAAATTCCTAAACGAAGAGAATCAGAAAAATATCCTTTCTTTACATGCTATCGCACAGCGTAGAGGACAATCTCTAGCGCAGATGGCTATCGCTTGGGTCCTACGTAAGAAACAGGTTACATCGGCGCTGATCGGTGCATCAAAACCACAGCAAGTTAAAGATTGTGTAGGTGCACTAACAAATTTGTCTTTTAGTCAAGATGAGATTCAAGAAATTGATCTCTATGCAAAAGACGGTCATATTAACATCTGGGCTCAATCCGCAGAGATCGATCAAGAACGATAA
- a CDS encoding peptidylprolyl isomerase, producing MEAIRKVQITLYFVLITVFNGYAQSKHLLFKTEFGNFKVVLYDYTPHHRDLILRSIRDHVYHDALFNRIIENFVVQGGEHDIDIAKREAADPLHQQPRLTAEFDDRAFHKMGALGAGRDGNPEKASFLNQIYFVVGKKITAAELHSLELKKGIKYTAAQRKEYLTNGGQPRLDHDFTVFGEIYEGFEVIMKISQLKTDNQDYPLQKVPFEIVEISK from the coding sequence ATGGAAGCGATAAGGAAAGTTCAAATCACGCTATATTTTGTCTTGATTACTGTATTTAATGGTTATGCACAGTCAAAACATCTGCTTTTTAAAACCGAATTCGGTAATTTTAAAGTTGTTCTTTATGACTATACACCTCATCATCGTGATTTAATTTTGCGTTCAATTCGAGATCATGTTTATCACGACGCTTTATTTAATCGGATTATCGAAAATTTTGTTGTACAGGGCGGAGAGCATGATATAGATATTGCAAAACGTGAGGCTGCAGATCCTCTTCATCAACAGCCACGGCTGACAGCGGAATTCGACGATCGTGCTTTTCATAAAATGGGAGCACTTGGCGCGGGACGAGACGGGAACCCCGAAAAGGCATCTTTTTTGAATCAAATCTATTTTGTTGTGGGGAAGAAAATTACAGCAGCGGAACTCCACAGTTTGGAATTAAAGAAAGGTATAAAATATACTGCTGCACAAAGGAAAGAGTACCTTACCAATGGTGGGCAGCCCAGACTGGATCATGATTTTACTGTTTTTGGTGAAATTTATGAAGGTTTTGAGGTAATCATGAAAATTAGCCAGCTAAAAACGGACAATCAAGATTATCCACTTCAAAAAGTGCCTTTCGAGATTGTCGAGATTAGTAAATAA
- a CDS encoding aldo/keto reductase → MKTFKLNNGIEIPAIGFGTWQIPEGEEAYQAVKEALAAGYTHIDTAAIYGNEKSVGKAIKDSGIDRNSLFITTKLWNTERGYDKTIAAFEKSLSDLQLDYLDLYLIHWPANETQFANWADINADTWRAFEHLYQQGKIKAIGVSNFPKDYLAKLLESATIVPAVNQIEFHPGYLQKDTVALCQSNDILVQAWSPLGSGRILQDETLVALAKEKNTSVGQICIKFALSQGILPLPKSTNPDNIKRNLAIDDFELTASDIKTILDLPEMGFSGSDPKKVAF, encoded by the coding sequence ATGAAAACATTCAAATTGAACAATGGAATTGAAATTCCGGCAATTGGATTTGGAACTTGGCAAATTCCCGAGGGCGAAGAAGCTTATCAGGCAGTTAAAGAAGCTCTTGCCGCTGGATACACACATATTGACACTGCAGCTATATATGGAAACGAAAAGAGTGTTGGGAAGGCTATAAAAGACAGTGGTATAGATCGTAATTCACTGTTTATTACAACAAAACTCTGGAATACCGAACGTGGATACGATAAGACAATTGCTGCATTTGAAAAATCACTCAGCGATCTACAATTGGACTATCTCGATCTTTACCTGATTCACTGGCCAGCCAATGAAACACAATTTGCAAACTGGGCTGACATCAATGCGGACACCTGGCGAGCTTTTGAGCATCTGTATCAACAGGGAAAAATAAAAGCGATCGGTGTGAGTAATTTCCCAAAAGACTACCTGGCCAAATTATTGGAGTCAGCGACAATCGTACCTGCCGTGAACCAAATTGAATTTCATCCGGGTTATCTTCAGAAAGATACCGTGGCGCTCTGCCAATCCAATGACATCCTTGTTCAGGCTTGGTCACCCCTGGGTTCGGGCAGAATATTACAGGATGAAACACTCGTTGCACTGGCTAAGGAAAAGAATACAAGTGTTGGACAAATCTGTATCAAATTTGCCTTATCTCAGGGCATCTTGCCGCTGCCAAAATCAACCAATCCCGATAATATAAAACGAAATTTAGCTATCGACGATTTTGAGCTGACAGCAAGCGATATCAAAACTATCCTCGATTTACCTGAAATGGGGTTTTCTGGATCGGACCCTAAAAAAGTCGCTTTTTAA
- a CDS encoding NADP-dependent isocitrate dehydrogenase has product MSNKSKIVWTKTDEAPLLATYSFLPIVQAITATAGIDVELRDISLAGRILASFPEFLKEDQKITDALAELGQLATTPEANIIKLPNISASIPQLKGAIAELQQAGYAVPNYPDEATTDEEKSAKAKYAKVLGSAVNPVLREGNSDRRAPKAVKNYAKANPHKMGAWAKDSKTKVSSMTSGDFYGSEQSVTVENEGQFKIEFVDEQGAVTELKGLSALKAGEVIDSSTLSLIALKAFVADAIAEAKAAGVLLSAHLKATMMKVSDPIIFGAVVETYFADVFAQYGDLFKELGINKNNGLGEVYAKIAGHAKEAEVKAAIDAAIANGPALAMVNSDKGITNFHVPSDVIIDASMPAMIRIGGKMWNKDGQEEDTIAMVPDRCYAGVYEATIEDCKEHGALDPKTMGSVPNVGLMAQKAEEYGSHDKTFQAAGNGVIRVVDAEGNVFMEQKVETGDIFRMCQTKDAPIQDWVKLAVNRARLSETPAVFWLDENRAHDREIIKKVEKYLPNFDTTGLDIRILSPIDATKFSLERIRKGEDTISVTGNVLRDYLTDLFPILEVGTSAKMLSIVPLMNGGGLFETGAGGSAPKHVEQFLQEGYLRWDSLGEFLALGASLEHLSQTQNNPKALVLAETLDEATEKFLANDKSPARRVGQIDNRGSHFYLTLYWAQALAAQTKDAELAEKFATVANVLTENEAKINEELIAAQGHAQNIGGYYFPNDELAAKAMRPSETLNNAISSI; this is encoded by the coding sequence ATGTCAAACAAATCAAAAATTGTTTGGACAAAAACAGATGAAGCTCCTTTATTAGCGACTTATTCGTTTTTGCCTATCGTTCAAGCGATTACAGCTACAGCTGGTATCGATGTTGAATTGAGAGATATCTCTTTAGCAGGCCGTATTCTTGCTAGCTTTCCAGAATTTTTAAAAGAAGATCAAAAAATTACTGATGCATTGGCTGAGTTGGGACAGTTGGCAACAACTCCTGAAGCGAACATCATTAAATTACCGAATATCTCCGCATCAATTCCGCAGTTAAAAGGTGCTATCGCTGAATTACAGCAAGCAGGATATGCTGTTCCGAACTATCCTGATGAAGCGACCACAGATGAAGAAAAATCAGCCAAAGCTAAGTATGCAAAGGTATTGGGTTCTGCTGTAAATCCTGTATTGCGTGAAGGAAACTCAGATCGCCGTGCACCTAAAGCGGTTAAGAATTATGCAAAAGCAAATCCACATAAAATGGGTGCTTGGGCGAAAGATTCCAAAACAAAGGTGTCATCCATGACTTCAGGTGATTTCTACGGTTCAGAACAGTCGGTAACCGTTGAAAATGAAGGCCAATTCAAAATTGAGTTTGTTGATGAGCAAGGTGCAGTAACAGAATTAAAAGGACTTTCTGCATTGAAAGCGGGTGAAGTTATTGATTCTTCAACGTTGAGCTTAATTGCATTGAAAGCTTTTGTAGCTGATGCTATCGCTGAAGCGAAAGCCGCAGGAGTATTGTTGTCTGCACATTTAAAGGCAACAATGATGAAAGTTTCTGATCCGATTATATTTGGTGCTGTTGTTGAAACTTATTTTGCAGATGTTTTTGCGCAATATGGCGATTTGTTCAAAGAGCTGGGTATCAATAAGAATAACGGTTTAGGCGAGGTTTATGCTAAAATCGCAGGTCATGCAAAAGAGGCTGAAGTGAAAGCTGCTATCGACGCTGCTATCGCAAATGGTCCTGCTTTAGCGATGGTAAATTCGGATAAAGGTATTACAAATTTCCACGTACCTTCTGATGTAATTATTGACGCTTCTATGCCAGCAATGATCCGTATCGGTGGTAAAATGTGGAATAAAGACGGTCAAGAAGAAGATACGATTGCTATGGTTCCTGATCGTTGTTACGCTGGCGTTTACGAAGCGACAATTGAAGACTGTAAGGAGCATGGTGCTTTAGATCCAAAAACAATGGGTTCTGTGCCAAACGTAGGTTTGATGGCGCAAAAAGCTGAGGAATACGGATCCCATGATAAAACTTTTCAAGCTGCAGGAAACGGAGTTATTCGCGTTGTTGATGCGGAAGGAAATGTTTTCATGGAGCAAAAAGTAGAGACAGGAGATATCTTCCGTATGTGTCAAACGAAAGATGCTCCGATTCAAGACTGGGTGAAATTGGCTGTGAATCGCGCTCGTTTATCTGAGACACCAGCTGTATTCTGGTTGGATGAAAACCGTGCACATGATAGAGAAATCATTAAAAAAGTAGAAAAATACTTGCCAAACTTTGATACAACTGGTTTGGATATTCGTATTTTATCTCCGATTGATGCGACGAAATTCTCTTTGGAACGTATTCGTAAAGGCGAAGATACTATTTCCGTGACTGGTAACGTATTACGTGATTATTTGACGGATTTATTCCCGATCTTAGAAGTGGGTACATCAGCTAAGATGTTGTCGATCGTTCCATTGATGAATGGTGGTGGTTTATTTGAAACAGGTGCTGGTGGTTCGGCTCCGAAACACGTAGAACAATTCCTTCAAGAAGGTTACTTGCGTTGGGATTCATTAGGTGAATTCTTGGCACTTGGTGCTTCTTTGGAACACTTGTCTCAAACACAAAATAATCCAAAAGCGCTGGTATTGGCGGAGACATTGGATGAGGCAACGGAGAAATTCTTGGCTAATGACAAATCTCCGGCACGTAGAGTTGGTCAGATCGATAACCGTGGGTCGCATTTCTACTTGACATTATACTGGGCGCAGGCTTTGGCAGCGCAAACAAAAGATGCTGAATTAGCTGAGAAATTTGCGACCGTTGCAAATGTGTTAACAGAAAATGAAGCGAAAATCAATGAAGAATTGATCGCGGCTCAGGGGCATGCACAAAACATCGGTGGTTATTATTTCCCGAATGATGAATTGGCTGCGAAAGCAATGCGTCCTTCTGAAACATTGAATAATGCAATTTCTAGCATTTAA
- a CDS encoding glycoside hydrolase family 43 protein, which yields MIKTFLTSTTLLLTATLFAQKNPVITGNYADPEGIIYGNKYWIFPTYSAPYEEQIFFDAFSSSDLATWTKHSRILENSNVKWAKKAMWAPAVLENKGKYYLFFGANDVHQGEIGGIGVAVADKPEGPYTDLLGKPLINDIINGAQPIDQFVFKDKDGTFYMYYGGWKHCNMVKLKPDFTGLLPFDDGTFYKEITPKDYVEGPFMFIKDGKYYFMWSEGGWTGPDYKVAYAIADSPFGPFERIGTILERDPEVAVGAGHHSVIKVPNKDKYFIVYHRRPLGKDGANERVTCIEEMKFDKNGHIIPVKMTFTGVKHPLN from the coding sequence ATGATTAAAACATTTTTAACATCGACAACCTTACTTTTAACCGCGACACTTTTTGCCCAGAAGAATCCTGTTATCACGGGAAACTACGCTGATCCTGAAGGCATTATCTATGGCAATAAATATTGGATATTCCCAACCTATTCGGCGCCTTATGAAGAGCAGATATTCTTTGACGCGTTTTCATCTTCCGATTTGGCCACCTGGACAAAACATAGCCGCATCTTGGAGAACAGCAACGTTAAATGGGCGAAAAAAGCCATGTGGGCACCTGCAGTATTGGAAAACAAGGGCAAATATTATCTGTTTTTCGGAGCCAATGATGTGCATCAGGGAGAGATCGGAGGCATTGGGGTCGCTGTGGCTGACAAGCCAGAAGGCCCTTATACCGACCTATTGGGCAAACCCCTAATCAACGATATTATCAATGGCGCTCAGCCGATAGATCAGTTTGTTTTCAAAGATAAAGACGGCACTTTCTACATGTATTATGGCGGTTGGAAGCACTGCAATATGGTCAAACTCAAACCAGATTTCACAGGTTTGCTCCCTTTTGATGATGGTACCTTTTACAAGGAAATCACCCCTAAGGATTACGTCGAAGGACCGTTTATGTTTATAAAAGATGGAAAATATTATTTCATGTGGTCGGAAGGCGGCTGGACAGGCCCCGACTACAAAGTCGCTTATGCCATCGCCGACTCGCCCTTTGGCCCTTTTGAGCGCATCGGGACAATATTGGAACGGGATCCCGAGGTAGCCGTTGGCGCGGGTCATCATTCGGTTATCAAAGTACCCAACAAGGACAAATATTTTATTGTCTATCACCGTAGACCGCTTGGCAAAGATGGAGCGAACGAGCGAGTAACTTGCATCGAAGAAATGAAATTTGACAAAAACGGACATATCATACCTGTTAAGATGACCTTTACAGGTGTCAAACATCCATTAAACTAG
- a CDS encoding DUF4377 domain-containing protein has translation MKKPSTYSSLLLFLTLLLPCQSLLAQSSSFRVKVKSGLQQTPPYLVKYYNSKDWEKFYAEILQFDYDPKFDYDIRILKRQNGSHSTYTLAKTITKSLSENTAVATWEVGENYVNAQSLGKLKCLQVKSDKRNKWEYLTSTIQGFDYKEGYRYRIRVKQTKQKDTDSVSYSLIEVLSKERANELPSVATFLARFKWNLLQLNGKDVSSSKASIGFDAKNSTITGTTGCNNFWGNFAIKDDKISFLHLASTMRACNGINIENDFFQIFEQKQIQFDIAEQTLNLYNDRKLVMIFGLERE, from the coding sequence ATGAAGAAGCCTTCCACATACAGTTCATTGCTCCTTTTTTTAACACTCTTACTCCCCTGTCAAAGCTTACTTGCCCAGAGCTCTTCATTTCGCGTAAAAGTAAAATCAGGTCTTCAGCAAACACCGCCGTATCTTGTCAAATACTACAACAGCAAAGATTGGGAGAAATTCTATGCCGAAATCTTGCAATTTGATTATGACCCCAAATTTGACTACGACATCAGGATCCTCAAACGTCAAAACGGTTCACATTCGACATATACCTTAGCCAAAACGATTACAAAATCACTATCGGAAAATACAGCGGTGGCCACATGGGAAGTTGGAGAAAACTACGTGAATGCCCAGAGCCTTGGCAAACTGAAATGTCTGCAGGTAAAATCTGACAAAAGGAATAAATGGGAATACCTCACGTCAACAATTCAAGGTTTCGATTACAAGGAAGGCTACCGTTACCGTATTCGTGTAAAACAAACGAAACAAAAAGATACAGACTCCGTCAGTTATAGTTTAATTGAAGTCCTGTCGAAAGAACGTGCAAATGAACTGCCCAGTGTGGCCACATTTCTTGCTCGTTTTAAATGGAATCTACTTCAGCTAAATGGAAAGGATGTCAGCTCCAGCAAAGCAAGTATCGGGTTCGATGCCAAAAATAGCACGATTACCGGCACAACGGGATGCAATAATTTTTGGGGAAATTTTGCCATTAAAGACGATAAAATCAGCTTTCTACATCTAGCAAGCACCATGCGCGCCTGCAATGGGATAAATATCGAAAATGACTTTTTTCAAATTTTTGAACAAAAACAAATTCAATTTGACATAGCCGAACAAACCTTAAATTTATATAACGACAGAAAACTAGTAATGATTTTTGGGTTGGAGCGAGAATAA
- a CDS encoding alpha/beta hydrolase family protein yields the protein MGKAIKTVVILPQSYSNKVSYPVLYLLHGYSGNYSNWVKNSSISTLADQYGYMVVCPDGGFGSWYWDVANNKNYQYETFVSKELIDYMDQHYSTIKDRSGRAISGLSMGGHGALSLAIKHQDSYGAAGSTAGGVDFRPFPLNWEIKDRIGNYADVPQEWDNRVVINMVPKLVNNKLRLIIDCGKEDFFYTVNVALHDKLMYHNINHTFITSEGGHNWEYWSRSIVYQMAFFKGYFDQAKKSEKKNG from the coding sequence ATGGGAAAGGCAATTAAGACTGTCGTAATTCTTCCTCAAAGTTACTCGAACAAAGTCAGCTATCCCGTCCTCTACCTGTTGCATGGTTATTCCGGTAATTACAGTAACTGGGTCAAGAATTCCAGTATAAGCACATTGGCAGATCAATATGGTTATATGGTGGTATGTCCTGACGGTGGTTTTGGAAGCTGGTACTGGGATGTTGCGAATAATAAAAATTACCAATATGAAACTTTTGTGTCCAAAGAGCTGATCGATTATATGGATCAGCACTATTCGACGATCAAGGATCGGAGCGGAAGGGCAATTAGTGGTTTAAGTATGGGGGGGCACGGTGCGCTGTCTCTGGCCATAAAACATCAGGATAGCTACGGCGCTGCAGGAAGTACAGCTGGTGGAGTAGATTTTAGACCTTTTCCCTTAAACTGGGAAATTAAAGATCGCATTGGAAATTACGCTGATGTACCGCAAGAATGGGATAATCGTGTTGTTATTAATATGGTTCCTAAATTAGTCAACAATAAACTTCGCTTAATCATCGACTGCGGTAAGGAAGATTTTTTCTACACTGTTAATGTTGCATTGCACGATAAATTAATGTACCATAATATAAATCATACTTTTATTACAAGTGAAGGCGGGCACAATTGGGAGTACTGGTCACGTTCAATAGTTTATCAAATGGCTTTTTTTAAAGGATATTTTGATCAAGCAAAGAAAAGTGAAAAGAAAAATGGATAA